The Pleuronectes platessa chromosome 10, fPlePla1.1, whole genome shotgun sequence genome contains a region encoding:
- the LOC128449715 gene encoding zinc finger BED domain-containing protein 4, giving the protein MQVQQPLIQDVPTRWNSTLDMVKRLIGNKDAVTAALDQHNHKLVMLTQQEWDKLQRLESLLDPCKYVTEILGGEAYVSCSVVLPALCHLRHVMEVTEDDPAYVVKFKTAFKTDLASRQKNTNNEWLKIATALDPRFKDLKSLPKSERPEVWTTLERLLQEQSPRARRAPQAAEDGPPKKKMSLLVMGSDSESEEEVKQPHRALHRYRAEPSIGMEDCPLEWWSSHSGAHEQLASLARKYLASPASTVPCERLFSVAGHIVQKKRSALLSENVNKLVCLTNWLKED; this is encoded by the exons ATGCAGGTGCAGCAGCCACTGATCCAAGACGTCCCAACACGCTGGAACTCAACGCTGGACATGGTTAAGCGTCTGATCGGCAATAAGGATGCAGTGACAGCAGCCCTGGACCAGCACAACCACAAACTAGTGATGCTTACACAACAAGAATGGGACAAACTGCAGAGACTGGAGTCTCTTCTAGATCCCTGCAA GTATGTAACGGAAATTCTGGGTGGGGAGGCCTATGTCTCCTGCTCTGTGGTACTGCCTGCACTCTGCCACCTGCGTCATGTAATGGAAGTCACCGAAGATGACCCTGCATATGTGGTGAAATTTAAGACGGCATTCAAGACAGACCTAGCCTCCCGTCAAAAAAATACCAACAATGAATGGCTCAAGATTGCAACAGCGCTGGATCCACGTTTTAAAGACCTGAAGAGCCTACCCAAGAGTGAGAGACCAGAGGTGTGGACCACACTTGAAAGATTGCTGCAGGAACAGTCACCCAGGGCCAGGAGGGCTCCACAAGCTGCTGAAGATGGGCCACCCAAGAAGAAAATGAGCCTTCTGGTAATGGGCTCAGATTCTGAATCAGAGGAAGAGGTGAagcagcctcacagagctcTACACAGGTACAGAGCAGAGCCCAGCATTGGTATGGAGGACTGCCCCTTGGAGTGGTGGTCATCTCATTCAGGAGCCCATGAGCAGCTGGCCTCACTAGCTCGCAAATATCTAGCCTCTCCCGCATCCACGGTTCCATGTGAAAGACTGTTCTCagtcgcaggacacattgtgcaaaagaagcggtcagctttactgtcagagaacgTGAACAAATTAGtatgcctcaccaactggctaaaggaagactag
- the LOC128449714 gene encoding calponin homology domain-containing protein DDB_G0272472 has protein sequence MEQGAGTAARGAENTFLKRLLDAENTALKKKGVYNVNLVEENIALKKKLIAANKALMEQLNEKAALGAENTALKKQAVYNLALVEENIVLKKKLDAANTVIKEHVAEKAIRENLAGVNADLAADRHALKKELTDKNATLRRIFSTASQMNQAGEELFKIVETSRIRDKALEKKLEDLKTTLKEKEKENFSLSVDLQLQDQDKVIVEHKWKEKFKDLQENYEEKLRCSVLEQVEKERKTDEAIKLLILQKIELQRFTLKTSEYREKVKKEMKGKKNQEKQEKKEQQEREKKEKEERKKLKKREKKEEREEEVWKMFSCFCFK, from the exons ATGGAGCAGGGGGCAGGGACCGCTGCTCGAGGTGCAGAAAACACCTTTCTGAAGAGGCTGCTGGATGCAGAGAACACCGCTCTGAAGAAAAAGGGTGTATATAACGTAAATCTGGTTGAAGAAAACATTgcactgaagaagaagctgattgCTGCGAACAAAGCGCTGATGGAGCAGCTGAACGAGAAAGCTGCTCTAGGTGCAGAAAACACCGCTCTGAAGAAGCAGGCTGTATATAACCTTGCTCTGGTTGAAGAAAACATTGTACTGAAGAAGAAGCTTGATGCTGCAAACACAGTTATAAAGGAGCATGTGGCAGAGAAAGCTATTCGGGAAAACCTGGCTGGAGTAAACGCTGATCTAGCCGCAGACAGACatgctctgaagaaagagctaaCTGATAAGAACGCAACTCTGAGGAGGATATTCTCTACTGCCTCTCAGATGAATCAGGCCGGAGAGGAATTGTTCAAGATTGTGGAAACCTCAAGAATTAGAGATAAAGCCCTGGAGAAGAAGCTCGAAGATCTGAAGACGACGctaaaagagaaggagaaagaaaacttTTCCCTGAGCGTTGATCTTCAGCTTCAGGACCAGGACAAGGTGATAGTGGAACACAAGTGGAAGGAGAAATTTAAAGATTTGCAGGAGAACTATGAAGAGAAGCTGAGGTGCAGTGTCCTTGAGCaggtggaaaaagagagaaagacggaTGAGGCAATTAAACTACTGATTCTGCAGAAAATTGAGCTTCAG AGATTCACCTTGAAGACCAGTGAGTACAGAGAGAAGGTCAAGAAGGAGATGAAGGGGAAGAAGAACCAGGAaaagcaggaaaagaaagagcaacaggagagagagaagaaggagaaggaggagaggaaaaaactgaagaagagagagaagaaggaggaaagagaagaagaagtttggaagatgttttcatgtttttgttttaaatga